Proteins co-encoded in one Streptomyces sp. NBC_01283 genomic window:
- a CDS encoding BTAD domain-containing putative transcriptional regulator: MDIEVLGGFTVRLNGMQVVPTAPKPRQVLALLALNAGRAVPTRTLAEELWGAQPPRSSRATLQTYILQLRELIGEALIGVDGLRSEGRTGKDLLVTSPGGYRLETGGGTRDYSEFARLSNEGYRAMDNEDYAGAARTLRDALALWQGPALADVNAGSHLDMETRRLEEARLCALDQRIEADLCLGRYRELLPELTVLVERHSMHESLHSQFMLALYRSGRGGDALNVYQRLRGTLVRNLGLEPSAPVRRLQRSILKASSDITQDALLDGRTAPAPVS, from the coding sequence ATGGACATTGAAGTGCTCGGCGGTTTTACCGTACGACTGAACGGCATGCAGGTAGTTCCCACAGCCCCCAAGCCGCGCCAGGTCCTGGCTCTCCTGGCCCTCAACGCCGGCCGGGCCGTGCCCACGCGCACCCTGGCCGAGGAGCTGTGGGGCGCGCAGCCGCCGCGCAGCTCGCGAGCCACGCTGCAGACCTACATCCTTCAGCTGCGTGAACTCATCGGCGAGGCCCTCATCGGCGTCGACGGCCTTCGGTCCGAGGGCCGCACCGGCAAGGACTTACTGGTCACTTCGCCGGGCGGCTACCGGCTTGAGACCGGCGGCGGCACCCGCGACTACAGCGAGTTCGCGCGCCTGAGCAACGAGGGCTACCGGGCCATGGACAACGAGGACTACGCGGGCGCGGCACGCACCCTGCGCGACGCGCTCGCCCTGTGGCAGGGGCCCGCGCTGGCCGATGTGAACGCGGGAAGCCACCTCGACATGGAGACGCGCAGGCTGGAAGAAGCCCGCCTGTGCGCCCTCGACCAGCGCATCGAGGCCGACCTCTGCCTGGGACGCTACCGCGAACTGCTCCCCGAGCTCACCGTCCTGGTCGAGCGCCACAGCATGCACGAGAGCCTGCACAGCCAGTTCATGCTCGCGCTGTACCGCTCGGGCCGGGGCGGCGACGCGCTGAACGTCTACCAGCGGCTGCGCGGCACTCTGGTACGCAACCTCGGGCTCGAGCCCAGCGCTCCGGTGCGACGGCTGCAGCGCTCGATCCTCAAGGCGTCCTCCGACATCACGCAGGACGCACTGCTCGACGGCCGCACGGCGCCCGCACCGGTCAGCTGA
- a CDS encoding APC family permease, with amino-acid sequence MTSTPLPEGGARFQRTLTTPKIVFIIIAAAAPLAAMVFTVPLAFAIGTGPGVPAMFLFAGLTLLCFSAGYAAIARRISHMGGFYTHIAHGLGRRAAAGSGLLAVLAYNAATVGVLGAFAYFTQSVAAAHGLDLPWQLWAGLGLLLVAMLGHREANLSARLLSICMVCEIAILVALDIAVLVRHGGAALPSASFVPHEVFAPGLGVSVMFGFASFLGFESAALYGEEAKAPHRSVPRATVIAVLTVASFYALTSWVAVGALGPERVAAQAQGHLGDLFFLLSDSYLGHPATVTMQVLLCTSLFAAWLALHNAANRYMYALSRDGLLPSALHSTHAGHGSVHRASLVQSLISAVVVALFALAGLDPYVNMSTSMLGLGTLGIILLQAVASVAVIGYFRNRREGRWATVIAPALGALGLITAAVLVVSNFDVLTGTTEPAVTALPWLLLVAGGLGVAHASWLRRAHPDRYARLGGAAEPAAPPTAVPAPTAPAPTAPAPTAPAGDPSGSLSQAAP; translated from the coding sequence ATGACCAGCACACCTCTGCCCGAGGGGGGCGCACGCTTTCAGCGCACGCTGACCACTCCGAAGATCGTGTTCATCATCATCGCCGCGGCCGCCCCCCTGGCCGCGATGGTGTTCACCGTCCCGCTCGCCTTCGCCATCGGCACCGGCCCCGGTGTGCCGGCCATGTTCCTCTTCGCGGGCCTGACCCTGCTGTGCTTCTCCGCCGGATATGCCGCCATCGCACGGCGGATCAGCCACATGGGCGGCTTCTACACCCATATCGCGCACGGCCTCGGCCGCCGGGCGGCGGCCGGGTCGGGACTGCTCGCGGTCCTCGCCTACAACGCCGCCACGGTCGGGGTGCTCGGCGCCTTCGCCTACTTCACCCAGAGCGTGGCCGCGGCGCACGGCCTCGACCTGCCCTGGCAGCTGTGGGCGGGACTCGGCTTGCTCCTGGTCGCCATGCTCGGCCACCGCGAGGCCAACCTCAGCGCCCGGCTGCTGTCCATCTGCATGGTGTGCGAGATCGCCATCCTGGTCGCACTGGACATCGCCGTCCTGGTCCGTCACGGCGGCGCGGCTCTGCCTTCCGCCTCCTTCGTCCCGCACGAGGTGTTCGCCCCCGGGCTCGGGGTCTCCGTGATGTTCGGCTTCGCTTCGTTCCTCGGCTTCGAATCGGCCGCCCTGTACGGCGAGGAGGCCAAGGCGCCGCACCGCAGCGTGCCCCGCGCCACCGTCATCGCCGTGCTGACGGTCGCCTCGTTCTACGCCCTGACCAGCTGGGTCGCAGTCGGCGCTCTGGGACCCGAGCGGGTGGCCGCCCAGGCCCAGGGACACCTCGGCGACCTGTTCTTCCTGCTCAGCGACAGCTACCTGGGCCATCCGGCCACCGTCACCATGCAGGTCCTGCTGTGCACCAGCCTGTTCGCCGCCTGGCTGGCGCTGCACAACGCCGCCAACCGGTACATGTACGCCCTCAGCCGCGACGGGCTGCTGCCCTCCGCCCTCCACTCCACGCACGCGGGGCACGGCTCCGTGCACCGGGCCAGTCTGGTCCAGTCCCTCATCAGTGCCGTGGTGGTCGCCTTGTTCGCGCTCGCGGGTCTCGACCCGTACGTGAACATGTCGACCAGCATGCTGGGCCTTGGCACCCTCGGCATCATCCTGCTGCAGGCCGTGGCCTCGGTGGCCGTGATCGGCTACTTCCGCAATCGGCGTGAGGGACGCTGGGCGACGGTCATCGCGCCCGCCCTGGGGGCCCTGGGGCTGATCACCGCAGCGGTTCTGGTGGTGTCGAACTTCGACGTGCTGACCGGCACCACCGAACCCGCCGTCACCGCCCTGCCGTGGCTCCTGCTGGTGGCCGGCGGCCTCGGCGTCGCCCATGCCTCCTGGCTGCGCCGGGCCCACCCGGACCGGTACGCACGCCTGGGCGGCGCAGCCGAGCCGGCGGCGCCCCCCACCGCCGTCCCGGCCCCCACCGCCCCGGCCCCCACCGCCCCGGCCCCCACCGCCCCGGCCGGGGACCCTTCCGGCAGCCTCTCCCAAGCCGCGCCGTGA
- a CDS encoding pyridoxal-dependent decarboxylase: MPRETETHADIPFGPEDTPWQKTFSGLRVVGGRPYGTPPSSDPRTAYIGVPEVPHHKVQLPPTGLDPEQYTEAEELFRRHIDTQTRNFAGYQVTSALDYEARLGHYLNRHLNNVGDPYQSSSYTLNSKVLERAVLDYFASLWHAKWPHDPQDPESYWGYVLTMGSSEGNLYGLWNARDYLSGKPLRTHPGRPDRAAFEQARRGEGPHAYHPVAFFSEDTHYSLTKAVRALDIDTFHALGSTRYPDENPLAPGTPWPREVPSTEHGAIDIEQLALLVRFFASRGYPILVSLNYGSTFKGAYDDVETVADTVRAICAEYGLDNRSVPRDRDRGTDSDGDQRSGFWLHVDGALGAGYAPYLEMARDAGMVEQAPPAFDFRIPDVHSLTMSGHKWMGTPWACGVFMTRTGLQMAPPRSSEYIGAADTTFAGSRNGFSSLLMWDYLARHSYDDQARLAAECDGLAAYTHEQLLLLQQQLGHDLWVARSPQSLTVRFRQPHADIVRRYSLSSETVHVQGAARAYVHLYAMRHLTRQRVDELIGELRQPGAFPLAPPADSTAGQRLPQ, translated from the coding sequence ATGCCTCGTGAAACCGAGACGCATGCAGACATCCCCTTCGGTCCCGAAGACACGCCGTGGCAAAAGACCTTCAGCGGCCTGCGGGTCGTCGGCGGCCGCCCCTACGGCACGCCCCCGTCCTCCGACCCCCGTACGGCCTACATCGGCGTTCCCGAAGTGCCGCACCACAAGGTGCAGTTGCCGCCCACCGGACTGGACCCGGAGCAGTACACCGAAGCCGAGGAGCTGTTCCGCCGCCACATAGACACCCAGACGCGCAACTTCGCCGGCTACCAGGTCACCAGCGCCCTCGACTACGAAGCACGCCTGGGGCACTACCTCAACCGGCACCTGAACAACGTCGGAGACCCCTACCAGTCCAGCTCGTACACGCTCAACTCCAAGGTCCTGGAGCGGGCCGTACTCGACTACTTCGCCTCACTGTGGCACGCGAAGTGGCCGCACGATCCACAGGACCCCGAGTCGTACTGGGGCTACGTCCTGACCATGGGCTCCAGCGAAGGGAACCTGTACGGCCTGTGGAACGCACGGGACTACCTGTCGGGCAAGCCCCTGCGCACGCACCCCGGCCGGCCCGACCGGGCGGCCTTCGAGCAGGCACGGCGCGGCGAAGGCCCGCATGCCTACCATCCGGTGGCGTTCTTCTCCGAAGACACCCACTACTCGCTGACCAAAGCCGTACGCGCGCTGGACATCGACACCTTCCACGCCCTGGGCTCCACGCGCTACCCCGACGAGAACCCCCTCGCACCAGGAACCCCCTGGCCGCGGGAGGTGCCCTCCACCGAGCACGGCGCCATCGACATCGAGCAGCTCGCCCTCCTGGTGCGGTTCTTCGCCAGCCGTGGCTACCCGATCCTGGTCAGCCTCAACTACGGGTCCACCTTCAAGGGCGCGTACGACGACGTCGAGACGGTGGCCGACACGGTGCGCGCCATCTGCGCCGAATACGGGCTGGACAACCGCAGCGTCCCCCGCGACCGCGACCGCGGCACGGACAGCGACGGTGACCAGCGGTCGGGGTTCTGGCTGCACGTCGACGGGGCACTGGGGGCCGGCTACGCGCCCTACCTGGAGATGGCCCGGGACGCCGGCATGGTGGAGCAGGCACCGCCGGCTTTCGACTTCAGGATCCCCGACGTGCACTCACTGACCATGAGCGGCCACAAATGGATGGGGACACCGTGGGCGTGCGGAGTGTTCATGACCCGCACCGGACTGCAGATGGCCCCGCCGAGGTCATCGGAGTACATCGGCGCGGCCGACACCACCTTCGCGGGCTCCCGCAACGGCTTCTCCTCGCTGCTGATGTGGGACTATCTGGCCCGTCACTCCTACGACGACCAGGCCCGGCTGGCGGCCGAGTGCGACGGCCTCGCCGCCTACACGCATGAGCAACTACTGCTGCTGCAACAGCAGTTGGGCCACGACCTATGGGTGGCCCGCAGCCCGCAGTCGCTGACGGTGCGGTTTCGCCAGCCGCACGCGGACATCGTCCGCCGCTACTCCCTTTCCAGCGAAACCGTGCACGTCCAGGGCGCCGCACGCGCCTACGTCCACCTGTACGCGATGCGCCACCTCACCAGGCAACGCGTCGACGAGCTCATCGGCGAGCTGCGCCAGCCGGGCGCCTTCCCCCTGGCCCCGCCCGCGGACAGCACCGCCGGCCAACGACTGCCGCAATGA
- a CDS encoding NAD(P)H-dependent flavin oxidoreductase has protein sequence MRATAAGVLGLEVSLLQSGMGGVAGTELACAVSNAGAAGCVGGYKLAGGALSAMLDRLVTGTDRPVGVNLIPEVVGPAELDRQVAQVLEETPQRVHLSFFGMPDDAVLDRVAAAGRQTVVQIGTADDGMHAAARGAVVVVQGTEAGGHLLGTSRRDDLVGTLRALVPDACLVASGGIGSPEEAERALAAGADGVLLGTAFVVAHESRAHARFKSAVTGADEADTVITDVYEIGWPGRRHRVLATSVTADPEQPTKFIGKTVVEGKPYLVPRFSSAVPTEATSGRIEEMALYCGQSCGAISGEVPAAGVVATFAQVLSGAAFVKTKERAESHVG, from the coding sequence ATGCGTGCCACCGCGGCCGGGGTGCTCGGCCTGGAGGTGAGCCTGCTGCAGTCGGGCATGGGCGGCGTCGCAGGCACGGAACTGGCCTGCGCGGTGTCCAACGCCGGGGCGGCCGGCTGCGTGGGCGGCTACAAACTGGCCGGCGGCGCGCTGTCGGCCATGCTCGACCGGTTGGTCACGGGCACCGACCGGCCGGTCGGCGTGAACCTGATCCCGGAGGTGGTCGGGCCGGCCGAGCTCGACCGGCAGGTGGCGCAGGTGCTCGAGGAGACACCGCAGCGCGTACACCTGTCCTTCTTCGGAATGCCCGACGACGCGGTCCTGGACCGGGTCGCCGCGGCGGGGCGGCAGACGGTGGTCCAGATCGGGACCGCCGACGACGGAATGCACGCGGCCGCCCGGGGCGCGGTGGTGGTGGTCCAGGGAACCGAGGCGGGCGGTCACCTCCTTGGCACGTCGCGACGCGACGACCTGGTGGGCACGCTGCGCGCACTGGTGCCCGACGCCTGCCTGGTCGCCTCGGGCGGGATCGGCTCGCCCGAGGAGGCCGAACGGGCCCTGGCCGCCGGCGCCGACGGGGTGCTGCTCGGCACCGCCTTCGTCGTCGCCCACGAATCGCGGGCCCACGCCCGGTTCAAGTCGGCGGTGACCGGTGCCGACGAGGCCGACACCGTGATCACCGATGTGTACGAGATCGGATGGCCGGGCCGACGGCACCGCGTGCTCGCCACGAGCGTCACCGCCGATCCGGAGCAGCCCACGAAGTTCATCGGCAAAACGGTGGTCGAGGGCAAGCCGTACCTGGTGCCGCGCTTCAGCTCGGCGGTGCCCACAGAGGCGACCAGCGGTCGTATCGAAGAGATGGCGCTGTACTGCGGCCAATCCTGCGGCGCGATCTCCGGCGAAGTCCCGGCGGCCGGTGTCGTCGCCACATTCGCACAGGTCCTTTCGGGGGCCGCATTCGTCAAGACCAAAGAGAGGGCGGAAAGTCATGTCGGCTGA
- a CDS encoding 3-oxoacyl-[acyl-carrier-protein] synthase III C-terminal domain-containing protein, with protein sequence MFVGWGSRHAQIRSVAGYHPHRAIVPAALSGAYAAQGDQARRPAAGTDGPPPGTEESLASMGARAAADAAARVGVDTDDVDCVLVASLSKRDQRQHLAHAVADRLEGTPRAALDVDATSGGFCSALELGRCLVSASTYDRVLVVGAERAHDTGTAEAAGTTGLHSAAGGGAVLLEAGDEPGICTPAWGEGATPAQVARAAVKRAGLRTQDIRALVSHRHPDGRVRREAATLLSLARDVTVAHDACLSGSASIASIPMAIATLLAEFPALSGELALLVGFGAELSLAAQVVRLP encoded by the coding sequence ATGTTCGTGGGATGGGGATCACGCCATGCCCAGATCCGGTCGGTCGCCGGATACCACCCCCACCGTGCGATCGTCCCCGCCGCCCTGAGCGGTGCCTACGCCGCCCAAGGCGATCAGGCACGCCGGCCCGCGGCCGGCACCGATGGGCCCCCGCCCGGCACCGAGGAGAGCCTGGCATCCATGGGCGCCCGCGCGGCCGCCGACGCGGCTGCCCGCGTCGGTGTCGACACCGACGACGTGGACTGCGTGCTCGTTGCCTCGCTGAGCAAGCGCGACCAGCGCCAGCACCTGGCGCATGCCGTCGCCGACCGGCTCGAGGGCACCCCGCGCGCCGCACTTGACGTGGATGCCACCTCCGGGGGGTTTTGCTCGGCACTGGAACTGGGGCGCTGCCTGGTATCGGCGAGCACCTACGACCGTGTCCTTGTCGTCGGCGCCGAGCGCGCGCACGACACGGGCACCGCCGAGGCGGCCGGCACCACGGGACTCCACAGCGCCGCCGGCGGGGGAGCCGTCCTCCTGGAGGCCGGCGACGAGCCCGGTATCTGCACTCCCGCCTGGGGTGAGGGCGCGACGCCGGCTCAGGTGGCAAGGGCGGCGGTGAAGCGTGCGGGGCTGCGCACGCAGGACATCCGCGCGCTCGTCTCGCACCGTCATCCTGACGGACGCGTACGCCGGGAGGCGGCAACCCTCCTGTCGCTGGCGCGCGATGTGACGGTGGCCCATGACGCCTGCCTGTCGGGCAGCGCCTCGATCGCATCGATCCCCATGGCCATCGCGACGCTGCTGGCCGAGTTTCCCGCGCTGTCGGGCGAGTTGGCCCTCCTGGTCGGCTTCGGCGCCGAACTCAGCCTCGCGGCCCAGGTGGTCCGCCTCCCCTGA
- a CDS encoding 4'-phosphopantetheinyl transferase superfamily protein, producing METSPVPAPHGPAEQFVAGRRAAAAALAAAGSLQRTVPRARDGRPLFPRGFAGSISHTDRLAIAAVVPGAEAVGVDIESAVITPRMAAFLLREQERRLLLAPIGPYTARDLFAAKEAAFKAMNGIDTLEEFLFWQIDLKQSDGALIATYRGESVPLWTRAEADLSFAVAIRR from the coding sequence ATGGAGACGTCTCCGGTGCCGGCGCCCCACGGACCGGCCGAGCAGTTCGTGGCCGGACGTCGTGCGGCCGCCGCGGCACTGGCCGCAGCCGGATCGCTCCAGCGGACGGTGCCACGGGCCCGAGACGGCAGACCACTCTTCCCCCGGGGGTTCGCCGGTTCGATCTCCCACACCGACCGGCTCGCGATCGCCGCGGTGGTCCCCGGTGCCGAGGCCGTCGGCGTCGACATCGAGTCCGCGGTCATCACCCCGCGCATGGCCGCGTTCCTCCTGCGGGAACAGGAGCGGCGTCTGCTGCTCGCCCCGATCGGGCCCTACACCGCGCGCGACCTGTTCGCCGCCAAGGAGGCCGCCTTCAAGGCGATGAACGGCATCGACACGCTGGAGGAGTTCCTGTTCTGGCAGATCGACCTCAAGCAGTCCGACGGCGCGTTGATCGCGACGTACCGCGGCGAATCGGTGCCCCTGTGGACGCGCGCGGAGGCGGATCTCTCGTTCGCCGTGGCGATACGGCGCTGA
- a CDS encoding alpha/beta fold hydrolase has protein sequence MSADAAQGDYYHDLSYREDTAPIPTREGVELYCESTGEGIAITTLNNFFFTAPFWRDYTDELAKHHRVVSYDLCNHGHSTRMPEEPTWEEHAADLVGLLDALEIDSTYLLASSASTQLARDVALAYPDRVRGLVLAGPVIGPQMRRHRMLQRAWLRTLNSHDIPVLFAHMYPEFVSTEMIEEYGVPGFLGLRESFLAMSTPEELNNGLTLAQQGDASSELLTRIQAPTLIALGDDDILLGPTAGHELAAMFPNGRCAIMPKAGHVPFLDDPVGFQELVRKFIGEAEAHV, from the coding sequence ATGTCGGCTGACGCAGCGCAGGGCGACTACTACCACGACCTGAGTTACCGCGAGGACACAGCACCGATACCCACCAGGGAGGGCGTGGAACTCTACTGCGAGTCCACAGGTGAGGGCATTGCCATCACGACGCTCAACAACTTCTTCTTCACCGCTCCGTTCTGGCGGGACTACACCGACGAACTCGCCAAGCACCACCGCGTGGTGAGCTACGACCTCTGCAACCACGGCCACTCCACACGGATGCCGGAGGAACCGACCTGGGAGGAGCACGCGGCCGACCTGGTCGGGCTGCTCGACGCGCTGGAGATCGACTCGACGTATCTGCTCGCCTCGTCGGCCTCCACCCAGCTCGCCCGTGACGTGGCCCTGGCCTACCCGGACCGGGTCCGGGGCCTCGTGCTCGCCGGACCCGTCATCGGCCCGCAGATGCGGCGCCACCGGATGCTCCAGCGGGCCTGGCTGCGGACGCTGAACAGCCACGACATCCCCGTGCTGTTCGCCCACATGTACCCCGAGTTCGTCAGCACGGAGATGATCGAGGAGTACGGCGTTCCGGGCTTCCTCGGCCTGCGGGAGAGTTTCCTGGCCATGTCGACGCCCGAGGAGCTCAACAACGGCCTGACGCTCGCTCAGCAGGGCGACGCCAGTTCCGAGTTGCTGACCCGCATTCAGGCGCCCACGCTGATCGCCCTCGGCGACGACGACATCCTGCTGGGCCCGACGGCGGGCCACGAGCTGGCCGCCATGTTCCCCAACGGCCGCTGCGCGATCATGCCGAAGGCCGGCCATGTGCCCTTCCTCGACGACCCGGTGGGCTTCCAGGAGCTCGTCCGGAAGTTCATCGGCGAAGCGGAAGCGCATGTCTGA
- a CDS encoding phosphopantetheine-binding protein, with protein sequence MSEPMQAIRAFIQGRNSKIGPLTEDLDLIDSRAIDSLAFVEFIFLLEELTGEPIDPEDLNLDDFRTLKALETRFFMKEAAC encoded by the coding sequence ATGTCGGAACCGATGCAGGCCATCCGCGCATTCATCCAGGGCCGCAACTCCAAGATCGGGCCGCTCACCGAAGACCTGGACCTGATCGACAGCCGCGCCATCGACTCGCTCGCGTTCGTCGAGTTCATCTTCCTGCTCGAAGAGCTGACCGGTGAACCGATCGACCCGGAGGACCTGAACCTCGACGACTTCCGCACCCTCAAGGCACTCGAAACCCGATTCTTCATGAAGGAAGCGGCATGCTGA
- a CDS encoding ScbR family autoregulator-binding transcription factor, producing MAKQERAVRTRKALITAAAEVFSREGYRTASLTVISRLAGVSSGALHFHFPTKSALALAVEEAAADRLRVIVERCEKFEQPEGPIRLVVDASYQVVEQLAADPVLRAGFELGGHTVEMGSSGRVCDLWQRWVASVLEHAQGAGGLRSEVVPGHVAGLVVAVTAGLEELGRRDPRWLAHPTLTTFWRLVLPQVAPAGTSVPLQFAGS from the coding sequence ATGGCCAAACAGGAACGCGCTGTACGCACTCGCAAGGCCCTGATCACCGCTGCCGCTGAGGTCTTCAGCCGGGAGGGGTACCGCACGGCCTCACTCACGGTGATCAGCCGGCTTGCGGGAGTCAGTAGTGGGGCACTGCACTTCCACTTCCCGACCAAGTCGGCGCTCGCCCTGGCGGTGGAGGAAGCGGCCGCCGACCGCCTGCGCGTCATCGTCGAGCGCTGCGAAAAATTCGAGCAGCCGGAAGGGCCCATACGGCTGGTGGTGGACGCCAGCTACCAGGTGGTCGAACAGTTGGCGGCCGACCCTGTGCTGCGGGCCGGCTTCGAACTGGGAGGCCATACCGTGGAAATGGGCAGCAGCGGAAGAGTCTGCGATCTGTGGCAGCGCTGGGTCGCCTCGGTGCTCGAGCATGCCCAGGGGGCCGGAGGGCTGCGCTCGGAGGTGGTGCCCGGCCACGTGGCCGGCCTCGTGGTCGCGGTGACCGCGGGCCTGGAGGAACTCGGCCGGCGGGACCCCCGGTGGCTGGCGCACCCCACTCTCACCACGTTCTGGCGCCTGGTGCTGCCGCAGGTGGCCCCCGCGGGGACGAGCGTTCCACTGCAGTTCGCGGGCTCCTGA
- a CDS encoding diiron oxygenase produces MAVREIEPVVLDLDRLENLAETGYYNPYTMFDWPESIEPDLPWMSEGLTTLAGTPMWDELTREQQIALTRYEAINFFSLNIHGIRELMSEVVMRIHERTYADVSEFLHHFIGEENEHMWFFAQFCLRYGGKLYPAQPTLKADSVEHLSSVARELIVFARILIFEELVDYFNASMATDQSLPHIAREINRVHHQDESRHVAFGRMIFTHLLGQVAKRDPDEVPLVAEYLENYLQYSIGTLYNPAAYRDAGIPDALALRRKALEHPARVEAHDQVLKRTRKFLTKAGVGREVIA; encoded by the coding sequence ATGGCGGTACGTGAGATAGAACCGGTCGTACTGGACCTGGATCGTTTGGAGAATCTCGCCGAAACCGGCTACTACAACCCGTACACGATGTTCGACTGGCCTGAATCCATCGAGCCGGATCTGCCGTGGATGTCCGAGGGGCTGACCACGCTCGCCGGTACCCCGATGTGGGACGAACTCACCAGGGAACAGCAGATCGCCCTCACCCGGTACGAGGCGATCAATTTCTTCAGCCTCAATATTCACGGTATCCGTGAACTGATGAGTGAAGTCGTGATGCGTATCCACGAGCGAACGTACGCGGACGTCTCGGAGTTCTTGCACCACTTCATCGGTGAAGAGAACGAGCACATGTGGTTCTTCGCGCAGTTCTGCCTGCGCTACGGCGGAAAGCTCTACCCGGCCCAGCCGACGCTGAAGGCCGACTCGGTGGAGCACCTCTCATCGGTGGCCCGTGAGCTGATCGTGTTCGCGCGGATCCTGATATTCGAGGAGCTCGTCGACTACTTCAACGCGAGCATGGCCACGGATCAGTCGCTGCCGCACATCGCCCGCGAGATCAACCGGGTGCATCACCAGGACGAGAGCCGGCACGTCGCGTTCGGCCGGATGATCTTCACCCATCTCCTCGGCCAGGTGGCCAAGCGGGACCCGGACGAGGTGCCGTTGGTCGCCGAGTACCTCGAGAACTACCTGCAGTACAGCATCGGCACCCTCTACAACCCGGCCGCCTACCGCGACGCGGGCATCCCGGACGCGCTGGCCCTGCGGCGCAAGGCCCTGGAGCACCCCGCCCGGGTGGAGGCACACGACCAGGTACTCAAGCGCACCAGGAAGTTCCTCACCAAGGCCGGCGTGGGACGGGAAGTGATCGCGTGA